The following nucleotide sequence is from Drosophila takahashii strain IR98-3 E-12201 chromosome 3L, DtakHiC1v2, whole genome shotgun sequence.
ACAGAGGCACCGGATACGTCTCACTGACAATCAGCTGCGGCCCGTAGTCGTGCATCAGCACTGCGCCCACATTAGGCAACGCTGCGTGCACATGGCGGCGATCAATAGGGCGTCTCAGCATGACGGAGCTCTTGCTGGGAGACAGGCGTTAGGTGTGATTTAATAGATAACTTGCAAGCTCAACTTACGCTAGGTCATGTACGGTGGCTATAAAGCCGCTGGACTGCACAAATTTCGGTAGGATGCTGCGCAGGAAGGTCTGGAAACTTGTGGTTCCCAAGAAGCTATTTTGGGAGAACCAGCAAACGGCATATAGGACGGCACTCAACAGCGTCATCTGACTGAACTGGGAATACAAATAGAGTTTGGTTGAGGATTCTCATAACATTTTACTCGAACCTACATCTTTAATCTTCTCAACGCGGGAAGCGGAATGCAGCCAGGCGCAGCAGCAGTTGTTGAGCGGCTCCACGAGCAGCTTCTGTCCCTCGATGTCGCATGCTCCGCTCTCGCCACTGGCCACCAGTGCGACCAACAGGGCGGCTGCGTGTTGTCGCACCAGCCCCGATCCGCCCACGCCATCGAAAACACAGTGATTGCCATGCCAGTCCAGCAGCTGTCGCAGTGCGGGCAGGAACTGCCTGTAAATGATAGACAACCATAGTTATTATCCGCAGTCGGTTGGCTATAAAAATGGGCTCCAGTTTAAACGAAGCTCAGTTGTATTTAAGTCATTGCGAAGGCGGATTGAAAGTCACTTGTATTATGGCGTCCTGGCATTTTGGACTTCTGCTGGCTCTAGTcataataaatgatttatttcctgCAAATCAAGGAGTACGTATTTGCTAGAGCAGCTTTAAAAGCGTACttaatgttttttgaaatagcTGGATATTCCGCCAATGATTATAAAACAAGTGAAGAAACTGCGAATGCGATGCTTAAATCAGACAGGAGCTTCTGTAGGTAAGTGAAGTTTTTAAGAACCTGAATAAGACTAAGTACATCATTCTATTACAAAAGAAATCATGGACCAGTCTATAAGGGACAAGGTGTTACCCAGAGATCCAGAAATTAAATGCTTTCTGCACTGCATGTTTGACATGTTCGGATTGGTATGTATCCTCTGCTTTAAAACATGGGTTAAATAGCTTATACATTAATTACTTGACCCTAGATTGACTCACAGAACGTTATGCATTTGGAATCACTCTTGGAAGTTTTACCAGAGGAAATACACCAAACAATTATTGGATTAGTTGGTGCTTGTGGCACAAAGAGTACGTAAACTGTTTGATAATATCTCAAATAATTCATAGTTATCTAAAACTCTTGTCAGAGGGAAAAGATGGCTGTGAAACCGCTTACGAAACCGTCAAGTGCTACATCGATGTAAACGGtaaatttatatttgacgagatAATAGTGCTCCTTGGGTAGCGCACACCCACCTGAATATATCCCGATCCACGATTCCCAGAAGCAGTAGGCAGCGCAGAATGCGCAGTGCCTCGATCTGAACGCGCACCATCTGGACCTGTCGAAGAGTTAACCATGAATTTAAATACTTCCACAAATAAATACGGAAACAAACCTTATTGTCTTGAAGGAACAAGTATTGCTGAAGTCGCACAATTAGGACCCCTTTAGAAAGACTCTTGGCAATATCCAGATGTTGGCAAATCAACACACGAATTAGTTTTAGAAAAAGAATTTGCGGCTGACCATAAAACTGCTGGTTTCCATTAGAAGAGGGTAAAAAGTAGATGAAGAGTTTTTCCATTAGGTGACTTTCATTCGCCAACTGCCGAGCGACTTTTATGGTTGTGCGAGCGATCCTTATAAGTAATTTTAGGCAGGACTCCACTGTGCTATTATCTGGTTTCACGGAGTCCAAGATAAACCTATAAAAATAAGGTTGTTAGCtggataaaattataaaaaatgaattttgctTACCGAATCCTTTGCAATATATTTGTTCTAAGCAGGCAGTCCATGAGATCTGTTTCAGCCAATTGAAAGTCGTCCATGGACATTCGACTCTGCGTCTCATCTTCATCAACTTCCGCGCGCACAGATTGGCTGGTGGTCAGCAGCTTCATGTAGCGTTGTAGAAAAGCTATGGAATTGGTATCTGTATCTCCCTCTTTGTCATCACTGCCATTCCCCAAAACCTGCAGGGTTGGCTGCCAATGACAGTAGGCATTATCTTGGATATGATCAAGGAGGACTTCGTCCGTTTCATTGTAGAATAGGTTGGCCAGAGCTCGGCTCACAACCTCCAGCTGAGCGGGCGCATTGTCGTCGAGTCCGAAGCGCAGtagaaagaatatttttgatattggTAGGGACAAGACTTGATCATAGAATCCCTGGTTATAGATGCTGAAGATACCCGCAATGGCGCCAAAGGCAGAGAGTCTTTGCTGTAAGACAGTGGATCTGGAAAATAGCAGTCTAAAATTAGTAACCACTTTTGTGTAGATAATTTCAATCGCACCTGGCCAATCGAAAAAGCTCTTGCAGTGCATAACCAGGACGATCTGCCTCTTCGCCATGCAAATAAAGTTCTCGCTCATCCAGTTGAGTGGAAGAATCCTGTTCTTTGAGCGAGTGGGGCAATAGCACTCCTTTCCAGTCGAAGCGTGCATTGAACTGCTCTCCTGGCTTAAGTTCGCTTATCTTGGCGGGGATATCTCGCATCCAGGCTAATTTATGATCCTCCACGAGGTTGAAATTGACCCAATTTCCCTTATCGCTCTGCTGCAAGAGCTCAAGAGCTGGATTTGAATCGGGTAAGGAAGAAATTTGTGAATCTTGGGATTTTAAGGACGTCGTTGGCTGCGGTGGTGCCTCAATTATCTTGGGAGATGTCTTCTTTTCCATAGAATTGTGACTGGTTTGACGCTTCTTGGACAGCAAAGCAATCAACGAGAGATCTGTAAAGCAATATCCATTTGTTTAAAGAAATGTAGAAAGAtaaataggtatttatttaccCAAAGAAGCCAGCAACCTTTCTTTCTCTGCCAAAATGTCGTGTTCGCTCATTTGGTGGAGGACATTTAGGTTTTCTTGATGCAGTTCCTTGCCAAGTTTGGCATCCTTTATTATGGAACTCCTTTCATTTCTAGGTGAATCAGACTGGTTTTTTAAGATTTCGGGATTGAACGAACTCTCTTTCAACATTTGTTTGGCGAAAATGCTAAGTGGCTTGCTGCTGTTGGCCTGAAATAAGGGGGatcattaaacaaaatattgctAAGTGTTTgagattaaataaattaaccttTTCGTTACTCTGGAGGGCAGGTCTTCTGGTTCTACCAGATCTTTCTACCAGTTCACCCAGCACATTTCCCAGGGAACTGGGATTCATTCTACTGCCCTTCACATCGCCCAGAATGTTTTCCTGGATTTCATCGAGCAAAATTTGGTTGACATGTGGTGGCTCACTTTCTTTTGAGACACTTGTTGGAATCTCTGGGATTTCTTTGGCAGCCGGTAAAATCTGTTCCTGTTTTTCTCCTACCGCAGTGGTAACACGTCCCAATTTAGCCTGCTCgcgttttttggcaaacatcGATTTCTTTGGAgctataaaatgtattaaacaaTAGTTAATAcacattttgtataaaatgcatttttaaccTACCTTTATCCATTCGCACAAAGGCCGCTGCAGGCTGGAAATTTGGATCCTTGGCCTTCTCCGCATTGAACTCAGCCGCCATTCGCAGGACATCCTCCTCACTTTCGCCTGGCTTcagttttttaaacatttcgaccggaaaaacaattaaaaaatatttcaaaacaaatggACAGTGTGACCGTTTATTAGCCgttgaaatataccatgaatgctGGCTAACAGCCACCTTAACGGAGCCGCGATAACAGACTCTGTTGTTTTTAGtactttaaaatttagaacattttgaatttgaaagcTTACggttaaatttgaatttaacaattaaaatgaagAAACGTTTGAGGCTTTAAGGCttgttaaaatgtaaaaaacaagtCACTACTTTcatgatttgtttattttataacaGTTTGTTCCTCCACCCATTTAATTAGATCAGTAAACtcaattttattgtgtattCAAGTAGAAAAAACGATTTAATAATACATGCATAAGCCAGTGActagtttgtttgtttattttccctCCTTTTTAAAGGTGGTGCCAGTGTCGGACAAACATTTTGTCAGCGATTGCTGGGCCACTATAGTATCCTTGTGGGGCAGAGCAGCCACGTGGAAGAACATCTCGAGGCCCTCCCTAAAAAGTTCGATGGCCTCTCCGGTCTTCTGGGCCTCCATGGCGCGAGCGGCCTCCCGATAAAGTTCCTCGATCTTGATCAATTTGGCGACACTCTCCTTGAGCGAGATGTTCTTGCGGCAACGAGGACAACGTACATCCTTCGCCAAGTCCTTGGGGAACTTGAGCAGATTAACGCAGTTTGCCGAAGTGCACCTTTAAgtatgtaaaatatttctaataaaATATCCCAATCTATTAGGGATTCAATACCTACCAGAAACGCACTTGCTTGTCCAGTTTCTGGAGCAGGGGCCAGTTCTCCTGGCAGGCCATGCAATTGCAGTTGAAGGAGTAGCGTCCCCGCAGGGATCTCTGCCGCTCCTTGAGGTTATTCTTGATGAAAATGGGTCCGTAGTTGACCGCCACCACTTCGTTGGGACGATGTGGCTTGGTGGCCGTAAGGACCAGTTTCTTGCCGACAAAGTAACCAGCAGTGCTAAAAGTATAATAAAATgcaagaaattattaaaaactttgattacaccagtttacaaaaaaaaatcgatgaaatacgCACTTAAGGAAACCATTGTTTTTCGGTAAGATACATCTTTCTGGTTAAGAAAAGGGCACttgcaattttttgtatgataccaatttttttaaagtgtaaaaacgCTTTTGACACTGGTTTTATTTCTAACTCGATTTGTGATAAACCGATTTGCCCTTTAACTTTTTTCTGCACATCattgaaatcaatttattagtttagaagctacacttcgtcaaaattgaaaaagttggaaaaaatggaaaaaataaatggcttcgttaaaaatacactcccaaaaaccaattatttaaccatatcttaaaaataataatttttacgttttaaaaactttttttaagtttttaacaggctaaaaaacttttgattttttttatacaaagacaaatacttttaaaagaaCATAAAATAGCACTTGAAATGTTCCTTATCCAAAATTAAAACCCACCTGGGCCAGCACTCGTGATTGAAGTAGGAACCGGTGCCATACAGACCAGCGCCAATATAGACCGTCTTACTGCCGTCGAATCGATGCTCCTCGGTCACTTGCGTTTGGTAGATCTGGTGGGCATTGTACTGGAGCACCTGCAGCAGACCCAGCAGAGCGGTGGCCACCTGAAGTTCCACGGCCGTGGGATTCACGCCCTCCGTCTTGCGGCGACCGAAGTAGAGGGACTTCTGGAGGATGCGCATCAGGAAGGCGGCCATCAGGGATCGTTGCAGGTAGTCCTCCGGCTGGCGCACGTCCTCGTGGGAGCACATGTGTTCGAAGAGCAGATTGGCGGTGGCCAGACCCTGCTCCAAGTTGGCCGCCTGCGTGAAGACGCGCAGTGCGATGAAGCACAGGATGGACATTCCGGAACCGATCAGCAGGTCCATGTACTCGCACTCAAAGCGATGGTAGCTGGAGCAGGCCTCACCCATGCACTGGGCGGAGCAGAAGGCGATTCCCGAGCAGTGGAGACAGGAAACCGGAGTGTGCAGCCTGCAATTTAgggattttttgaatagatattctttaaatcttaaaaacccTCACCTCTTGAAACAATTATGACAATGTGTGCCGAAATAAATGGGATCCAGACAGGCGGCAACTGGGTCCTCGCAGAGGAGGACATCGCCTGTTCGGAGCCCATCGTTGGCCACAACAAAACGACCCTTGTCCTTGGTCTCCACCAGCCGCACCACCTTGGAGGCACCGCTCAGTTCGGGATTCTCGCCATGAGCCAGTTGTGGCACCACCTCCGAGGAGGCTTCCTTGGGAATCGGTTTTACGGCGGCTATTTCCTTGCGACACAATGCGATGTGGGTGGGATCGGAGCCAGTCATCTTTTCGGCTATCTTTAGGGAGATCTCGGCACGGGCAGGTTCGCCCATAACTAGAAGATAACAAGTTTTTATAAGAAAAGGGATACGGAAACtaactataaaataataataaaattatacaaagAAATTTATCAAATGTTTTAGGTGCAAAATAAGGGGTGaagcaatttaaaaagtataacgcttcaaataattgtattttactttgcatttttaaaacgtcttcatttttatttttaaaacgtttttagtaaaaactttttacatgAAAACGGCAACTAACACAATCTATACGATACCTCCAAAACACATTATTAAAagattaattttgaaaaacattaaaatgtatttaactcTTTTAGAGGTTTTCTATATAGGTTacaatatcatttatataagatctctgaaaaagtttaataaatatcattggtttaatttttatttcatatattatCTTCATAACACATTCttaaaacattaatatttatttaacttttttagaGGTTTTCTATGAAGGATACTATATCTTTTATATAAGATCtctgaaaaagtttaataaatatcattggtttaatttttatttcatatattatCTAAAGTGGTAGgtattaaaaagaaatggcaattttttataaatctttaagccaagaacaatatatattcaattaatcCTAACGTTTCTCCTACCTGCATAAGCCTTGGCCATCTTGCAGTAGTAATCCACGCTGGTCTTCAGCTCCAGGCCAAAGTTGATGGCCAACTTGAGGTCATTCAGGGCCGCCTCCCCCTCGCCCAGTCGGATGAGGATGGAGGCCCGCGACCGGTAGGCCAGTGCCAGGGTGAGGCCATCGTCGATGGAGGGATCTGCGTTGCGGTCGGGAGCCCGCATCACGGCCAGATTGGCAGCCATGAGGGCCTGCTGCAGCACCTCTCGACTCTCCTCGCTCTCGCCACTGCCACTCATCAGATAGAACTTATCCGCCTGCGCTCGCCGTTGGGCGGAGAAGAGGGCATCCTTCTGCTTGAAGACCGGCTGGACATGCTCGAGGACTCCCAGCACGGGATCGCACACCTCGCGATCGCTGAAGATCGAGAGAACCCTGGCCGCATTGGACTTCAGCTTGCCAAAGTAGTTCCGCAGCCACTTGTCGCCACATGCATCCCGCACATCCACACAGAACTCGTTGAAGAATCCCCTCTTCTCCGA
It contains:
- the Smyd4-2 gene encoding SET and MYND domain-containing protein 4 → MEFDASYHHICSTQTVQSEKRGFFNEFCVDVRDACGDKWLRNYFGKLKSNAARVLSIFSDREVCDPVLGVLEHVQPVFKQKDALFSAQRRAQADKFYLMSGSGESEESREVLQQALMAANLAVMRAPDRNADPSIDDGLTLALAYRSRASILIRLGEGEAALNDLKLAINFGLELKTSVDYYCKMAKAYAVMGEPARAEISLKIAEKMTGSDPTHIALCRKEIAAVKPIPKEASSEVVPQLAHGENPELSGASKVVRLVETKDKGRFVVANDGLRTGDVLLCEDPVAACLDPIYFGTHCHNCFKRLHTPVSCLHCSGIAFCSAQCMGEACSSYHRFECEYMDLLIGSGMSILCFIALRVFTQAANLEQGLATANLLFEHMCSHEDVRQPEDYLQRSLMAAFLMRILQKSLYFGRRKTEGVNPTAVELQVATALLGLLQVLQYNAHQIYQTQVTEEHRFDGSKTVYIGAGLYGTGSYFNHECWPSTAGYFVGKKLVLTATKPHRPNEVVAVNYGPIFIKNNLKERQRSLRGRYSFNCNCMACQENWPLLQKLDKQVRFWCTSANCVNLLKFPKDLAKDVRCPRCRKNISLKESVAKLIKIEELYREAARAMEAQKTGEAIELFREGLEMFFHVAALPHKDTIVAQQSLTKCLSDTGTTFKKEGK
- the LOC108063764 gene encoding RNA polymerase II-associated protein 1 — encoded protein: MFKKLKPGESEEDVLRMAAEFNAEKAKDPNFQPAAAFVRMDKAPKKSMFAKKREQAKLGRVTTAVGEKQEQILPAAKEIPEIPTSVSKESEPPHVNQILLDEIQENILGDVKGSRMNPSSLGNVLGELVERSGRTRRPALQSNEKANSSKPLSIFAKQMLKESSFNPEILKNQSDSPRNERSSIIKDAKLGKELHQENLNVLHQMSEHDILAEKERLLASLDLSLIALLSKKRQTSHNSMEKKTSPKIIEAPPQPTTSLKSQDSQISSLPDSNPALELLQQSDKGNWVNFNLVEDHKLAWMRDIPAKISELKPGEQFNARFDWKGVLLPHSLKEQDSSTQLDERELYLHGEEADRPGYALQELFRLARSTVLQQRLSAFGAIAGIFSIYNQGFYDQVLSLPISKIFFLLRFGLDDNAPAQLEVVSRALANLFYNETDEVLLDHIQDNAYCHWQPTLQVLGNGSDDKEGDTDTNSIAFLQRYMKLLTTSQSVRAEVDEDETQSRMSMDDFQLAETDLMDCLLRTNILQRIRFILDSVKPDNSTVESCLKLLIRIARTTIKVARQLANESHLMEKLFIYFLPSSNGNQQFYGQPQILFLKLIRVLICQHLDIAKSLSKGVLIVRLQQYLFLQDNKVQMVRVQIEALRILRCLLLLGIVDRDIFRQFLPALRQLLDWHGNHCVFDGVGGSGLVRQHAAALLVALVASGESGACDIEGQKLLVEPLNNCCCAWLHSASRVEKIKDFSQMTLLSAVLYAVCWFSQNSFLGTTSFQTFLRSILPKFVQSSGFIATVHDLAKSSVMLRRPIDRRHVHAALPNVGAVLMHDYGPQLIVSETYPVPLLSNLWALLAVSLESGEKPLFAALMQPAVLEPLAEYLRQLGSQLNRVLATNFFARSELRFIHQLLATDGMETYLERQQLLQLVYNYLCCLSTAHATQIKSTFERFIFNAEFVKLDEASLKLLQQSCLEMVYPHIIADNSEPSLSLSYTQAPILPADWPFFQLRLILNNYLQNVQQRPAAIYSENQVVRMTLTFVRQLEREGLQIVSPLEKLMYLMIAFMGPDSQFLAPDLHELLHDCLMDFYKQNGTHDFDFDAELADKGRFEPLYYLFVEHFEAASYGDELFSSLVLLPLAQKYDNKWRRRLWSEHVQAVRFINCDENLLMGGLSAYLEPVEEEPSLVKLYGDALQQKMVRPGSIAYRIAQHHFNNSTSLQKAKLF
- the Obp69a gene encoding general odorant-binding protein 69a gives rise to the protein MASWHFGLLLALVIINDLFPANQGLDIPPMIIKQVKKLRMRCLNQTGASVEIMDQSIRDKVLPRDPEIKCFLHCMFDMFGLIDSQNVMHLESLLEVLPEEIHQTIIGLVGACGTKKGKDGCETAYETVKCYIDVNGKFIFDEIIVLLG